ATGGATGCCACATTTGTATCCACGAAAATTGTATCACATGTGGTAATAAATACGATACATGTTGGTCAGCGACAGTCCCGTAAGTGAGGAGATAGATGATGGGTATATGTACACTCACTGATTGCATGCGAGAAAGGGAGCTATCGGTCCTCTACTCTGCTCATTCAAATTGCGAGAATGAGCCAATAGTGTATTCATGGGTGACGACAAAGATtaggtaaataaaatttgacagGGGTTATATATGTCATTTTGTCTAGCATATCCAATTGATGCCATGATGTATAAAAGAGAACAAAATTCCATTTCAAGCTTCTTGTTTTGTAAACAAACACCCAACAATACTTTCCATAGCCCTAAGGAAAACATAGTAATGTGAGTATCATGTAATTCACAAACCACCAAACCAAACTAGCCTTaactaaactaaaatgaatttatatagTGAACAAAGGATGCATCGGTAACTTTGGCATTGgggtaaaatattaaaagaaaccCATGTGCATGGTAGGTTAAAGAGATAAGaactttaatttcaatttcctATAATAAGCCATGAATAGGTAGAATTAATATGCATTCAATTTGTAAAGAGCATTTATGAAACCCCATCCCAACTTAACTTTTCAGAGCGaaagacaaaataaattgGTCTTTATTAGTTGTATTCACATTTTCACACTTTTCATTCTCACCCTTCGGTTGAGATCTTCGCGCCGCGTCCCATGTTCCTCTTTACTATGAAGGCGGGCTTGGAAATTGAGAACTACCCTACATCTcaattagtatattatatctatccacgaaaaatagtcatattttccattttgatatGTCCACTAAAGTTAGtctctatatatttatgataaaattcaTTCTCTTATAACATGGGTCCTATTTGCTATTAATAACACTTCAagtaactttttatttttattttttttatattgaatattGGCCCTTAAAGTTGTTTTGAGATAGTCAACAGCATCCCACAGTAAGAATATTTTAGTTGGAAAATAAACTGTAAAATAAACTGTAAAAGTAGATTTTTGGTGTGTTGctaatgatttatttaatctttGGAAAAGAATAGTTATCTcttcctactttattccatctttaaacaggtgagactcattctctattatcattttttatctttttataatatctttctcttactttaatacTTGTGGATTGACACCCGTGCCGTTttagaatttctattttaaaagatTGAGGGAGTACATAAATTTAATCGAATAACTGAAAATGGTACTCATTTTGTACGTAGGTGGAACATATGGATATCGCAGTTTCTGGAGCTGGGATTGTttgattattgatatttgatgGTGCAGTGATGCACAACCACTGGTCATCGAGCCCTAACTCAACCACCAATAACTTTCTTGTATATATAGGTGACGTTCGGTGcaataactaattatcatatgataatccATCTACAGTTAAGTTGTGGATAGTTTGGAGGGGGTGACTATGATTAGTATTCGTATAAGTTAAATTGTGATattaaatctcatgaacctaacataatacatatttaatcatgaaatataATCTTGTGAACCGAGCGGGTTCATATATAACAAATATTACCATTTTAGCTAAATAGAAAATTCTATTTAATGTTGGAAATAATGGAAGAAATTTTTTGCTATCCAGAGGAAATTAAGGCAGACTAATTAGAATATACCAAGGATCCAGTTGATTTGTGACACTCTCCTTGTATGATGTAATTAAGCTAGCCTTAATTATCTTGGTTTAGAATCAAAACACCATAAACTAGATCCACATAGCTTTCTTTAGGCACTGGCTATACTGACTCTTACACAACTAAAATGACTTTATAGAACAAAGATAAATCATTGaggtaaaatattaaaagaaccATATGCGCATGATAGGATGAAGAGATAAGACAAGATATAACTGAAAATtacttgatttaattttgaggggaatatcaatttcaatttcatatgaTAAGCAAAGAAAAGGtagaatttcaatttcaatttcaatttcaatttctctaACAACATTTATAAAACTCAATCCCAACTCAACTTTTTCGAGTGAAAGACAAAATAAACAGGTTTTCATTAGGTGTATTCATAGTTTCACAATCTTCACTCCCGCCTTTTGGCTGAGGTCTTCGGAACGCGTCCAATTTTCCTCTTTAGTCTTCAAGCCGTTTTACGTCACTTTGCGTTTGATTTCATTAAGAACGTGAGCTTGGAAATTGAGTGTCTACATGACATCTCTATTATACTACCTACATCtacgaaaaatagtcatattcGCTATTTTGGTatgtccaccaaaattaatatactttgatctattataaaattttctttaataaaatgtgtctCGTTTTCAATTCTCAGTTAggctaaaaaatctcaattgatcacaaacCCCGTTACGAGAGAGTATTAGATATTGTATGtcatttgttatttaatttacttaattaatagtaataatttctaaattattttatgcaaagtactactcctaatctatcaaaattaaagtattttgaaataaaaattataaacaatatacTCAGTGAAAGTAAAACCCTTTATTGTAGGGATAGGGTTTGTTATTATCTTCATGAAACTTTTTTCAAGTACACTAGAAACATTGCTGTATACTATATTGGAACAAGGaattaatattgtattgaagtaaatgagataaaaaaatgtaaaattgagatgattaaagatggacggaaggagtagtagaattctctagaACTGTGTAGTAGAATATCCATGTATTCcagagtaatttttattagttaaatttaatgaattaattgaattttagaGGTGGTTCGGAGAATcttatttatgtaaaaatcaagaaatcaaaataaacagtGTAATcggtgaaaatgaaaaatcctCTTTATTGTATGGATAGGGTTGGTTATTACTTTGTTCATTACAGTAGAAACAAATGCTCACTACACTCTAAACATTGGTGTATACTATATTGAAACAAAGAATTGATATTGTATATTATTGTCAACCCTTTAAAATTGTTGTGCTCCTCGGATCCTTGCTATCACCCATTTTTCTCCACTGGAATCCTGAATACAAatttaagaagaaaattttaaaaatataattatgaattaaatgaaaaatgttaataataatatggtaCCTCATTATTGTTGGGCAGAGGCAAACGGTAGAGCTTCATTCTCCAATTTGTTTTCTTGGATTTGGATGATAAAAATGTAGAATGGATTTTGAAGCCGATTACGTTTCCATTGTCATCGactacttcttcttcttttcctaAAGAACTCCAGGATCCGACATTGCCTTCACCGACAAGTTTCACCTTGTCGATTCTTCCATGGAAATATTCATCTCCATGAACTAAGAAATATTGTCTTGAAAGATTCTCTGAGCCATCAACTGCAAAGAATTCAAAATGATTAgagatatatatatgattCTGAATATgataaatgaatgaattaatcGAAATCCGTACCTAGATTCTTGGGATGATGCTGGTAGAAGTGTTGAGCATCGATCTCCTTCATTACCTTAACGGGGAGAGGTTCGGAGGCCACTATTTTAGACAGATAGAACTGGATCAGTTCATCTTCCGTTGGATCGAATTGCAAACCGGGCGCCATCCTGAGGTCTTCCTCCACAACGGAACTCTCTCTCCAAACGATGGCCATTTTAATTCAGTTTATAAGTGAGAATGTGAGATATATGAAATGTATAAAATCCAGCCACTATTTATAGAGGCCAATGCCGTGTATTGGTTATTAATACTATGGATTGTCAACCGATGGGATTTTATTACTACTCAAAtcctatttactattttaaatttcgtatattcataataaatttacaaatagGATCCTGTCATGTGTTAGATGCCTTGTGTTaagatttttgattttgatttgaaaataTGTATCTTATTGAATCCACGCATCACCAGGATGCCATATTTGTATCGATAAAAATTGTACTTATCACTTGTGGGTAATAAATATGATACATGTTGGTTGGCGATAGTCCCGGAAGTGAGGAGATTGATTATGGATATATGGGCACTCACTAGTTGCATACAGGAAAGGGAGATACCGGTCTTCTATTATGCTCATTCAAATCGCAAGAATGAACGAACAgtgtatttatagaaggcgacaaaaattagggttggaAGTCGGCACATAGGTAATTGTTTGACGAGGGCTATATATGTCATTTTGTCTAGCcctaactaaattaaaatgactTTTTGTGCTAAGGGATCAAAATCTATCATCTGAaccgttagaaaatatcaacagattataaaataatagcaacataaattatcaacacagtgtcaacggttgatgttgtgttgacatcgtgttgacattgtattgacattgtgttgatactgtattgacatcaaaatcttaaaatattacactgtgttgatactATGTTGAggagtttggagtttgtacaaaatctggagttttgcattttatcactatcctTTGTgctaataattaatataacaaagaataaattagttaaCTTTTGCATTGaggtaaaatattaaaaggaATATGTGCATGGTAGGTTAAAGGGATATAACAATAGAtaacacaaaatcaataattaattaaaaagcaAAGAATAGGTAGAATTAATATGC
The genomic region above belongs to Salvia hispanica cultivar TCC Black 2014 chromosome 3, UniMelb_Shisp_WGS_1.0, whole genome shotgun sequence and contains:
- the LOC125209698 gene encoding NAC domain-containing protein 83-like; protein product: MAIVWRESSVVEEDLRMAPGLQFDPTEDELIQFYLSKIVASEPLPVKVMKEIDAQHFYQHHPKNLVDGSENLSRQYFLVHGDEYFHGRIDKVKLVGEGNVGSWSSLGKEEEVVDDNGNVIGFKIHSTFLSSKSKKTNWRMKLYRLPLPNNNEDSSGEKWVIARIRGAQQF